A single genomic interval of Panthera tigris isolate Pti1 chromosome E3, P.tigris_Pti1_mat1.1, whole genome shotgun sequence harbors:
- the LOC102951019 gene encoding olfactory receptor 1F1 — MRGANQSSVSEFLLLGLSRQPQQQQALFALFLSMYLATVLGNLLILLAISVDPRLHIPMYFLLSHLSFVDICFSTTTVPKMLANHILGTQAISFSGCLTQMYFVFMFVDMDNFLLAVMAYDRFVAICHPLHYSTKMTQQLCALLVAGSWVIANLNVLLHTLLMARLSFCADNAIPHFFCDVTPLLKLSCSDTHLNEVMILTEGSLIMISPFICILASYVHITCAVLRVPSTKGRWKAFSTCGSHLAVVSLFYGTIIAVYFNPLSSHSSEKDTAATVMYTVVTPMLNPFIYSLRNRDLKRALGKVVGRKTFSVQ; from the coding sequence ATGAGAGGAGCAAACCAGTCGAGTGTCTCCGAGTTCCTCCTCCTCGGGCTCTCCAGGCAGCCCCAGCAGCAACAGGCCCTCTTTGCACTCTTCCTGAGCATGTACCTGGCCACGGTCCTGGGAAACCTGCTCATCCTCCTGGCCATCAGCGTGGACCCCCGCCTGCACATCCCCATGTACTTCCTCCTCAGCCACCTGTCCTTTGTGGACATCTGCTTCTCCACCACCACCGTCCCCAAGATGCTGGCCAACCACATCCTTGGGACTCAGGCCATCTCCTTCTCTGGGTGTCTCACACAGATGTATTTTGTGTTCATGTTCGTGGACATGGACAATTTCCTCCTGGctgtgatggcctatgaccgctttGTTGCCATATGTCACCCCTTACACTACTCGACAAAGATGACCCAGCAGCTCTGTGCCCTGCTGGTTGCTGGGTCATGGGTCATTGCCAACCTGAATGTCCTACTGCATACCCTGCTGATGGCTCGACTCTCGTTCTGTGCAGACAATGCCATCCCCCACTTCTTCTGTGATGTGACTCCCCTCCTGAAACTGTCCTGCTCTGACACCCACCTCAATGAGGTGATGATTCTGACTGAGGGTTCTCTgatcatgatctctccatttatttgcatCCTGGCTTCGTATGTGCATATTACCTGCGCTGTCCTGAGAGTCCCGTCCACGAAGGGAAGATGGAAAGCCTTCTCGACCTGTGGCTCGCACCTGGCCGTGGTTTCCCTCTTCTATGGCACCATCATTGCTGTGTATTTCAACCCTCTGTCCTCACACTCTTCTGAGAAGGACACAGCAGCTACTGTGATGTATACCGTGGTAacccccatgctgaaccccttcatctacagcctgaggaacaggGACTTGAAAAGGGCTCTTGGAAAAGTGGTTGGAAGAAAGACATTTTCTGTCCAATGA
- the LOC107178956 gene encoding olfactory receptor 1F1-like gives MRGANQSSVSEFLLLGLSRQPQQQQALFALFLSMYLATVLGNLLILLAICVDPRLHIPMYFLLSHLSFVDICFSTTTVPKMLANHILGTQAISFSGCLTQMYFLFELADMDNFLLAVMAYDRFVAICHPLHYSTKMTQQLCALLVAGSWVIANLNALLHTLLMARLSFCADNAIPHFFCDVTPLLKLSCSDTHLNEVMILTEGSLIMISPFICILASYVHITCAVLRVPSMKGRWKAFSTCGSHLAVVSLFYGTIIAVYFNPLSSHSSEKDTAATVMYTVVTPMLNPFIYSLRNRDLKGALRKMVDRKICS, from the coding sequence ATGAGAGGAGCAAACCAGTCGAGTGTCTCCGAGTTCCTCCTCCTCGGGCTCTCCAGgcagccccagcagcagcaggCCCTCTTTGCGCTCTTCCTGAGCATGTACCTGGCCACGGTCCTGGGAAACCTGCTCATCCTCCTGGCCATCTGCGTGGACCCCCGCCTGCACATCCCCATGTACTTCCTCCTCAGCCACCTGTCCTTTGTGGACATCTGCTTCTCCACCACCACCGTCCCCAAGATGCTGGCCAACCACATCCTTGGGACTCAGGCCATCTCCTTCTCTGGGTGTCTCACacagatgtattttctctttgagCTTGCCGACATGGACAATTTCCTCCTGGctgtgatggcctatgaccgctttGTTGCCATATGTCACCCCTTACACTACTCGACAAAGATGACCCAGCAGCTCTGTGCCCTGCTGGTTGCTGGGTCATGGGTCATTGCCAACCTGAATGCTCTACTGCATACCCTGCTGATGGCTCGACTCTCGTTCTGTGCAGACAATGCCATCCCCCACTTCTTCTGTGATGTGACTCCCCTCCTGAAACTGTCCTGCTCTGACACCCACCTCAATGAGGTGATGATTCTGACTGAGGGTTCTCTgatcatgatctctccatttatttgcatCCTGGCTTCGTATGTCCATATTACCTGCGCTGTCCTAAGAGTCCCATCCATGAAAGGAAGATGGAAAGCCTTCTCGACCTGTGGCTCGCACCTGGCCGTGGTTTCCCTCTTCTATGGCACCATCATTGCTGTGTATTTCAACCCTCTGTCCTCACACTCTTCTGAGAAGGACACAGCAGCTACTGTGATGTATACCGTGGTGacccccatgctgaaccccttcatctacagcctgaggaacaggGACTTGAAGGGGGCCCTACGAAAAATGGTGGACAGGAAGATATGCTCTTAG